CATTGATAAATTACCGGTTAAACACATTGACCGATACAAATTCATCAAGGCCGACGTAAATGAGTATCGTGATATTTCAGAAGTTTTCCATGCATTTCGCTTCGATTATGTTTTTCACTACTCTGCCATGGTTGGCGTAAAGCGAACCCTTGAAAATCCGGTGAGTGTGTTGCAGGATTTGAAGAGCATTGAAAACATCCTTAACCTGAGTAAAAATTCGACTGTAAAACGCGTCTTTTTCAGCTCAAGCTCCGAAGTTTACGGCGAACCGGTTGAATTTCCACAAAACGAAAACACTACTCCGCTGAACTCCAAGTTGCCTTATGCCATTGTTAAAAATGCATCAGAGGCATTCCTGAAATCATATCATGCTGAATTCGGGCTCCCCTACACCATTTTTCGTTTTTTCAACACCTACGGACCCAAGCAAAGTAAGGATTTTGTAATCAGCCGGTTTATAAATCTTGCATTGAAAAACAAGCCGCTTACGATTTACGGCGACGGAAAACAAACACGCACGTTTTGTTATATTGACGACAATGTTGATGCTACCGTAAACTGCTTCAATCAGGTTCTTCAGAATCCGGCCATGCACAGCGATGTTTACAATATCGGTAACGACAATGAAACATTCATCGATGATGTTGCAACCCTGATCATCCGCGTTGCAGGGTCTTCGTCTGAATTAAAATATATGCCTCCATTAAAGGAAGGTGATATGCGCCGACGTTTGCCAGATATCAGCAAAATGCACAAACTGCTCAACAGACCTTTGCTTCCGCTCGAAGAGGGAATTAAAAACATTTTGAACGATACTCGTTTTATAATCTGAAGCCTATATGAAAAAAACGATACAGTATTATCAGAAAATCTTTACAGAACGATTCAACAGTATCAATTTTGTAAAATTTCCGCATGAGCTGTATGAACCAATTGAATATGCATTAAAAGCTGGTGGCAAAAGGTTGCGCCCCGTATTGACAATCATGGTTTGCGATTTCTACGGAAATAATATGGAGGAGGCTATGAATCCGGCCATCGCTATCGAAACATTTCACAACTTCACGCTGGTGCACGATGATATAATGGATAATGCGCCCATCCGCCGCGGAAGACCTACTGTGTTCAACAAGTACGGATCCAACATCGGAATTCTTTCGGGCGATACTATGTTCACAAAGGCCTATGAATTTGTCACACTCACACGCGAAGATAAATTACCAGCTGTTTTGAAAGTGTTTACCAAAACGGCCATGGAAGTATGCGAAGGGCAGCAACTGGATATGAATTTCGAAATCATGCCTGAAGTCACCATGGATGAGTATATGCAGATGATTTTCCTTAAAACGGCTGTACTGATGGGTGCTTGTCTGAAAATAGGAGCCATACTTGGAAACGCCACTAATGAACAATGCGAAGCCATTTATCAGTTCGGCGAACACACCGGCATGGTATTCCAGTTGCAGGATGATCTGCTGGACACTTTCGGGAATGAAAAAACATTCGGAAAACGTATTGGAGGCGATATTCTTGATTGCAAAAAAACCTTTCTCTATGTAAATGCAATGGAAAAGCTGTCAGGCAGCGAACGTATAGCTTTCCAGCTGCTCTACAATGATAAAACAATGGATGAGGTTGAAAAAATCATTAAAGTAAAAGAAGCTTTCATTAAAAACGATGTCATTGCTGACTGCAAATCAACCATGCAAAAACACCATGATCTGGCCATGGAAGCACTGGCAAAGACCGGGCTAAAGCCGGAACAGAAAGCTGTTCTTCAGGAATTTGCTGAATCCATGCTGGTCCGCGATTTCTGATTTTTCAATGTAAATGTATTTATTGTTTTTCGGTCCTGATCCGATTCATTCCAACTTCACAATTCCTTGTTCAATATTCTTTACCTTTGCACTCCAAAATTGATTTTATGGTACGTGTACGTTTTGCTCCCAGTCCCACAGGTCCGCTTCACATCGGCGGTGTCAGGACAGCTCTTTACAACTGCTTTTTTGCTAAAAAAAATGAGGGCAAACTCATCCTCCGCATCGAAGATACTGATCAGACCCGCTTTGTAGAAGGCGCTGAAAAATACATCATTGAAAGCCTTACCTGGAGCGGCATTCACTTTGACGAAGGCCCTCATGTAGGCGGCCCATTTGGACCATACCGGCAGAGCGACCGCAAACCCATTTATCATCAGTATGCCATGCAGCTGATTGACAGCGGTAATGCCTATTATGCTTTTGATTCTGCTGAAGATCTTGACAATATTCGCAAAGAATGCGAATCGAAAAAAGAAACTTTTCAGTACGATTGCCGGACACGAAATAGTATGCGTAACTCGCTCACCATGCCTGAAGGCGAAGTGAAAAACCTTCTTGACAGTGGCGCAGCATTTACCATTCGTCTAAAAGTGCCCGAAAATACCGTGATTGAATTTGATGATCTCATTCGTGGACATGTTTCAGTAAAAAGCGAAAATATTGATGACAAAGTTCTTTTCAAAAGCGACGGCATGCCTACCTATCATCTGGCGAATATTGTTGACGACCACTTGATGGAAATCACACATGTTGTTCGTGGCGAGGAATGGCTGCCATCGGCACCGCTCCACGTATTATTATATCGCTTTCTCGGTTGGGAACGGCCACAATTCGCGCACCTTCCACTATTGCTGAAACCCGATGGCAACGGAAAACTAAGCAAGCGCGACGGTGACCGTCTGGGGTTCCCCGTTTTCCCAATGCAATGGACCGATCCAAAAACCAATGAAAAAAGCTCCGGTTATCGCGAAAGCGGCTATTTTCCCGAAGCATTCATAAATATGCTGGCCTTGTTGGGCTGGAACCCAGGCGATGAGCGCGAAATTATGGGTATGGATGAAATGAGTCAGGCCTTCTCACTCGAACATGTTAGCAAAAGTGGAGCTAAGTTTGACCCGGTCAAAGCGCGATGGTTTAACCATCAGTATCTTATGAAAGCCAATGTCGAAGATACTGCCAAAGAGTTTGAATCATTGCTGAAACAACAAAATCTGCTTGTCCCTGATAGTGCTACATTGCAGATTATGGTCGGGCTGCTCCGCGAAAGAGTTGATTTTATAAAAGATCTGCCCGAGGCAGGTCGCTTTTTCTTCGAGGCACCCAAATCATACAACGAAGCAGATTTAAAAAAACACAGCAGCCGGGATTCCGGACGTTGGCTGAGCGAATTATCGCAATTGTTTGAAACGGCTGACTGGACAAATGAATCGATCGATTCAACCATTGCTTCCTTTGTAAAAGAAGGTTCACTGCCTGCCGGCAAGATTTACAATATACTCCGCATAGCCATGGTTGGCGCCAGTTCGGGTCCGCATCTGGCTGATATTCTGTTTCATTTGGGTAAAATCGAAACACTTTCCCGAATCAGGAATATGATTGGTTTTCTGAAATAATCTCTTCTGGAGATATTTGAAACAACCGACCATTATCAGGAATTGAAACAGTATTTATAAAATCACTAATTTTGCCAAAACTACCTGCCATGCCAATTATTGGTACGTTAATCAAAAGTGCGATAGAGTTGAAGAATATTATGCCCGTCGAAAAGCGGAAGCCTTCAGCCATTGCGCAACAGAAAAAAGTACTTAAGAAGCTCGTTCGCAAGGCGCAATTGACTGCTTTTGGAGAGCATTACAATTTCTCTGAAACACTCAAGGATTCTGATTTAATTAAGGCGTTTCAGAAGTCTGTTCCGATTCACGATTACAATAAAATGCACAACGACTGGTGGTATCGCACACTCACAGGCGAAGCTTATGTTAGCTGGCCTGGTCGTGTGAAATATTTTGCCTTGAGTTCTGGCACAAGCGAGGCAACCAGTAAATACATTCCAGTGACGCCCGAAATGCTGCGTGCCATTAAAAAAACAAGCATCCGGACATTGGTGGCATCGGCCCGCTATGATATTCCAACCGATTTTTTCAAACGCGGAATACTTATGCTGGGCGGCAGCACACATCTTCATTACAACGGTACTTATTACGAAGGCGATTTATCCGGAATCACAACCGGCAACATTCCTTTCTGGTTTCAGCACTTCTACAAACCCGGAAAACGCATCAGCCGTGAGCGTGACTGGGAAACAAAAATTGAAGAAATAGTGCGTAAAGCACCTGAATGGGACATTGGGGCCATAGTGGGAGTTCCCGCCTGGTTTCAAATTCTGATGACCAAAATAATCGAGCGCTACAATCTGAATAATATTCACGAAATGTGGCCAAACCTGTCCATTTTCACCCATGGGGGAGTCAGCTTTGCACCTTATGCTAAAAGCTTCGAGAAGCTGCTTGGGAAGCCACTGATTTACATTGAAACCTATCTGGCATCAGAAGGATACATCGCCTACCAGGATGATCCTAAAAGCGACTCAATGGCATTGGTTCTCGACAACGGCCTTTTCTTTGAATTTGTTCCTTTCAACGATAATAACTTCGACAACGAGGGAAATATTAATCCCAATGCCGAGGCATTTACCATTGATCAGGTCGAAGAAGGTCGGGAATACGCATTACTGATAAGCTCTGTAGCTGGCGCCTGGCGCTATCTGATTGGTGATGTCGTGAAATTCACCAACCTCTCAAAAGCCCAGATTCACATTGTTGGGCGTACCAAGCATTATCTGAGTGTTTGCGGTGAGCATTTGTCGCAGGAAAACATGAACAGAGCCATTGAAATGCTTGAACATGATTACAATATTTCGGTTGCCGAATTCACTGTTGCAGGGCTGCCTCATGACAATATGTTCAGACACAAATGGTGGATTGGCACCAACGACACCATAGATCCGGAAGTAGCAGCCAGAGCAATAGACAACAATCTGAAGCATCTTAATGACGACTACCGCGTTGAACGAATTGCCGCAATTCGGAAAGTGGAAGCAGAGGTTCTTCCACTGGATGTTTTCTACGATTATATGAAGTCGAAAGGCAAAGTTGGCGCTCAGGTCAAATTTCCACGCGTCATGAAAAAACACCTTCCGGACTGGCTCGAATTTCTAAAAACTATAAATAAATAAGCATGCTAGAAATGCTCGGTATATTCATCGAAGGTATATTGCTTGGTTTGGTGCTGAGCATTACCCTTGGGCCGGCATTTTTTACCATTATTCAAACCTCAATCGACCGTGGATTCAGATCTGCATTCCTTATCGCCATTGGTGTTGCGTTTAGCGATCTGTTCATTATTACCATTTCCTATCTGGGTTTGTCGGCGGTTATCGAAAGTGGGAAAAATCAGGTCTATGCAGGCTTGGTCGGAGGGATTATACTCGTTATGTATGGAGTCTATACCTTTTTTAAAAAGCCGGAAGTTCTGAAACGACGAGCATCAAAGTCGCCCGGACCAGCACGGGTAGTCAGACCTATTACGTTTCTCGCAAAGGGTTTCTTCCTTAATATCGCAAATCCTTTTATTATCCTGTTCTGGCTGACAATTATCGGATATATCAGTCAGATTGCCGAATATGGCAAGTTGGAAGAAACCGCCACAGTTTTTCTGTCCGGCACTATCATTACAGTGTTTTTAATGGATGTGCTGAAGAGCTTTGTAGGCTACAAAATCAAAAAATATTTGCGTCCTCGAATTCAACTTCTGATCAACCGAATTGTCGGAATATCGCTGGCTGTTTTTGGAATTGTACTAATAATCAGACTACTTTTGTAAATCCCTATTGATTGAATCTCTCAGATTGATTATCTTTGACAAAACACTGCTACTATGAAATCCTATTCAAAAGTGATTCGATTTTTCCTGCTGATCTTTTCAGCAGCAGCGCTTTTCCTGGTTTCAAACTCTTGTAAAAACAGGCAGCAGCAAACCAAATATGGGCCGCCAAGCGACAGCTATCAGGACCAACCTGTAACTAAATACGGCGTTCCGACCGACACTCCTGAACCCATACAGACCAAGTACGGCGTTCCTGTTCCTGAAAACGAATAGGTTATTTTCTGCCGAAATCGGCTGGGATCTCACCCCACAAATCGGTTTCCCACTTTCTCACTTCGTTGTGAACGGGATTTTCCATCAACCATGCCTCTGCACGATGCAGCAACTGAAACACTTTGCTGTTGTTCGGCGTTCTCTCAAGTTTTGTTTTGGCTTTTTTGTTTCTTAACCACGCCATGGCTGTTCGCGAGTCCGAATACAATGGAATGTTCAGATTGTTTTTTTTGAGCCACGAAAGGCCATGAACAAGGGCGATAAACTCTCCAATATTATTGGTCGCATCCTTAAACGGACCTTCCCTGAAAATCAGATCTCCATTCTGGCCCCAGACACCCTGATATTCCATAACTCCAGGATTGCCACTACACGCTGCGTCAACGCAGATACACAATTCCTGCGGCCGAAGTGATGGATCGATAATTTTTTGTTTCCGAGGTTTAATGATTTCCTCATAGCCGCATTCATAAGCCTTTTCAGCTTCTTGTCTGGTGATAAAACCTTTGTATTTTGCACCCGCAAACCCGGAGATCTGCGCACGGCATTTATCCCAATTCGAATAAATGCCTGGTGCATGACCAACCCAAACAACATAAAAGTTATTCTTATTCTTCGACATCCGGCTTTTCGTTTAGTCCCGAAACCGGGCGGCGACTTCCCTGATAAGCTTCGAAGCACAACAGCCGACTTTCAATCATGCCATTCAGCAACGGTATTTTAATGGTAGCTTTTAATCCGATGCTCTTCCACAATTCTTCATTTCCGACAATCATCCAGACCTTCGATCCCTGCAAATTATTCTTGATGGTATCGCCGATTTTCTTGTAGTACTCAATGCTGTTTTCTATTGGCATTCGTGCATCGTACGGTGGATTGAAGACAATGTGTGAAGGGTTTTCGGGAGCGATTTCAAAGAAATTCTGGCGATCAAGTTCTATGTCTCTGTCCAGACGTGCTTTTCGGATATTTGCACTGGCGGCCCTCAACGATTCATCGGCGCGGTCTGCTCCAATTATTTGAAATTCAAATTCTTTGGTTTGTGCATCTGCCTCTTTCTTAATCCGCTCAAACATTGCTGGTTTAAACGTTTGCCAGTGCATGAATCCAAAATCACTGCGATAATAACCTGCCGGAATATTATTGGCCATCATGGCCGCTTCGATCAGAATTGTGCCTGACCCGCACATCGGATCAATAAAGTCACAGTCCATTTTCCAGCCCGACAGCCCGATAATACCGGCTGCCAAAACCTCATTCAACGGAGCAACGTGCGCTGCAACTCTGTATCCGCGCTTATGGAGGGATTTTCCGGAACTATCCACCGATACAACACATTCGTCATTGTTGACGTAAATATTTATTAGCAGGTCCGGATTGTCCTTGTCAACAGAAGGCCTGAGCCCGTAGCGATTCCTGAAAAAATCAACGACTCCATCCTTTGTCAGTAACTCAACAAAATGCGAATTATTAAAAACAGGACTGGAAGTGACCACTGAATCGACGGCTATTGTTTTGTCGGCCCCAACGTAAGTATCCCACTCAAACGAGCGAATATTCTTGAGGAATTCTTCTTTGTCGGTGAACGAAAATCGAAGCACTTCGACCAGCAATCTGATGCCGAAACGCGAAGTGTAATTCAGTCTGTACATCATTGCTTCGTCGGCTTCGAACATGAATCCCCGCTTGACGGGTTCTATGTTTGCGCATCCGGCATCGTTAAGTTCTTTCTCGAGCAAAGGCTCAAGACCAGCAAGTGTTTTAAATGTGTAATGGTGTATCGTAGTCGGCATATTGTGAAAGCTGTCTGAGATTGTTATTCGTGATTTCTTCACAAAAAAAGTCTGCAACTATTCATTCCCAATTGCAGACCAGTTTTGCACTTTGTTTTTTATCAATTATAAGAAAGTGAGGTGAACAGGCCCTCTGTAATCGATTTGTTCAAAGCGGCGTTTTTGACATTTATCGCATTGAAATTAAATGTTCCTGAAATCCGTCTGTTTGTCTGATCCACTTCAGAAAGAACTACAGTGCCATTAATAGCAGTATAAAGACTATCGGTATTGGATGCCACGGGGCTATATGAAGCACTGAAATTAAACTGCATTGTGCCCAGTGTGTAGGTACCGGTTGTTTCACCAACAATAGTAATATCAAGAGCATCGCTCTGCAATGCACTTCCATTGATGGAAAAACCGCCGGCGGTATTGGTTGTAACCCGAGTCAAAGCTGTCCACTGGACACCATCAATTTTGCACATCATTTTTGCATTCGGATTGATTATCACAGGTGTTCCGTCACCGTCTTCAGAACAAGACGTCATGACTAGACCAACCAAAGCCATTATTGCAAATATCTTTTTCATGCTAAAAAGTTTTTGCAAAGGTAGTGGTTTTTTGCGAAACAAGGGGATTCAAAAAAAAGGGGGCGGGCACTCCCTGCAGCTCTGAAACACTAATCAGGCCCGCCCCAATGTCTGCAAAATGGCGACAGTTTTACCCCAGAACGCCCATGTCCTGACCGGGCACCCGCTGTTCGACAACCTGACCCACAATCTCTGTAATAATGCGCTTCTGACCATCTTTGTCCACCCAGTTGCGGTTATTCAGTTTTCCCGCAATATACAGGCAATGGCCCTTCTTCACAATGTCTTCGCATGTCAAAACTACTTCGCTCCATAATACAATCCGATGCCAGATGGTATTCTGCACCGTGTCTCCCATGGCATTCATGTAGCTTTCGTTTGTTGCAAGTGAAAAAAACAACATTTTTTTTCCGGTTTTTGTTTCACGGACGTCCGGATCCTTGCCAACGCGCCCGATTAATTCAACTTTGTTCATGACATTTATTTTTTAAGTTTCATGTCACAAAGGTGCAACCGGTTCTCCCGATTATCCGGTTATTAATTACTTATTGTCGTTTATAAACGGATATAAATGCTTATAAATATTTGTAAGCATTTGTTGTCGAAAAAAGCATTTGATTAGATCTCTGGGATCCGGCTTCAGATCACGGATTATCGCCTCCCCGAATAACACCACCACTGTTGACAGGAGCGGCTTTTCGGAAAATGTCGTTTTTGTTCATTGGCC
This window of the Bacteroidetes bacterium GWF2_43_63 genome carries:
- a CDS encoding ribonuclease H, whose translation is MSKNKNNFYVVWVGHAPGIYSNWDKCRAQISGFAGAKYKGFITRQEAEKAYECGYEEIIKPRKQKIIDPSLRPQELCICVDAACSGNPGVMEYQGVWGQNGDLIFREGPFKDATNNIGEFIALVHGLSWLKKNNLNIPLYSDSRTAMAWLRNKKAKTKLERTPNNSKVFQLLHRAEAWLMENPVHNEVRKWETDLWGEIPADFGRK
- a CDS encoding GH3 auxin-responsive promoter, which encodes MPIIGTLIKSAIELKNIMPVEKRKPSAIAQQKKVLKKLVRKAQLTAFGEHYNFSETLKDSDLIKAFQKSVPIHDYNKMHNDWWYRTLTGEAYVSWPGRVKYFALSSGTSEATSKYIPVTPEMLRAIKKTSIRTLVASARYDIPTDFFKRGILMLGGSTHLHYNGTYYEGDLSGITTGNIPFWFQHFYKPGKRISRERDWETKIEEIVRKAPEWDIGAIVGVPAWFQILMTKIIERYNLNNIHEMWPNLSIFTHGGVSFAPYAKSFEKLLGKPLIYIETYLASEGYIAYQDDPKSDSMALVLDNGLFFEFVPFNDNNFDNEGNINPNAEAFTIDQVEEGREYALLISSVAGAWRYLIGDVVKFTNLSKAQIHIVGRTKHYLSVCGEHLSQENMNRAIEMLEHDYNISVAEFTVAGLPHDNMFRHKWWIGTNDTIDPEVAARAIDNNLKHLNDDYRVERIAAIRKVEAEVLPLDVFYDYMKSKGKVGAQVKFPRVMKKHLPDWLEFLKTINK
- a CDS encoding glutamate--tRNA ligase; the encoded protein is MHSKIDFMVRVRFAPSPTGPLHIGGVRTALYNCFFAKKNEGKLILRIEDTDQTRFVEGAEKYIIESLTWSGIHFDEGPHVGGPFGPYRQSDRKPIYHQYAMQLIDSGNAYYAFDSAEDLDNIRKECESKKETFQYDCRTRNSMRNSLTMPEGEVKNLLDSGAAFTIRLKVPENTVIEFDDLIRGHVSVKSENIDDKVLFKSDGMPTYHLANIVDDHLMEITHVVRGEEWLPSAPLHVLLYRFLGWERPQFAHLPLLLKPDGNGKLSKRDGDRLGFPVFPMQWTDPKTNEKSSGYRESGYFPEAFINMLALLGWNPGDEREIMGMDEMSQAFSLEHVSKSGAKFDPVKARWFNHQYLMKANVEDTAKEFESLLKQQNLLVPDSATLQIMVGLLRERVDFIKDLPEAGRFFFEAPKSYNEADLKKHSSRDSGRWLSELSQLFETADWTNESIDSTIASFVKEGSLPAGKIYNILRIAMVGASSGPHLADILFHLGKIETLSRIRNMIGFLK
- a CDS encoding epimerase — its product is MISVLLTGGAGFIGSSLAEKLLENPEVFLVIVDDLSTGSIDKLPVKHIDRYKFIKADVNEYRDISEVFHAFRFDYVFHYSAMVGVKRTLENPVSVLQDLKSIENILNLSKNSTVKRVFFSSSSEVYGEPVEFPQNENTTPLNSKLPYAIVKNASEAFLKSYHAEFGLPYTIFRFFNTYGPKQSKDFVISRFINLALKNKPLTIYGDGKQTRTFCYIDDNVDATVNCFNQVLQNPAMHSDVYNIGNDNETFIDDVATLIIRVAGSSSELKYMPPLKEGDMRRRLPDISKMHKLLNRPLLPLEEGIKNILNDTRFII